Proteins from one Natrinema salinisoli genomic window:
- a CDS encoding S9 family peptidase → MNRIEASDYHDIARVTEPRLSPDDERVAFVERRPEDEESYAATIHVVPIGGGEPTQFTVSDGVDSQPRWSPDGEYLAFASTRGESDDREQVWILPTEGGEAQRVTSVVGGVADLEWSPDGSRLCFSQRVTAADRESGRDRSVDPEYEPDEPDPRVIDRMIYRADTAYLDGRRSHVYVLDVETALSNSPERDGDAVTRLAGDGGPADGDRDYIAPAWGDSETVYYAAKTGDEPDDSLEYELYEHDLESGAVDAFTTTTGWLESIDATEDGRVAFEYTPEERASMRQTEIRVHDRESGTETTPTEPLDRTVGHRCEFQWGPDGDSLYFSTPDEGSRVVWSVPGDASEEPTAVYGDGVTVESFDVGGNAIAYVQSEWDHPGDVFVTTRGGNETARLTRVNDEYLADRAVCQPEEIRFETDEDGSGGDADQLQGWLLTPPDFEPDETYPLVVEIYGGPHAHWTTAGTMWHEFQTLAARGYVVFWCNPRGSTGYGEDRATAIERDWGAVTLTDVLAGVDAVCERDFVDADEAFVTGGSFGGFMTAWTVGHTDRFRAAVSQRGVYDLTGFYGSTDAFKLVEGDFGTTPWEEPDFLWEQSPVAAVPEVDTPTLVLHSDRDYRTSANTAELFYLGLKKHRIDTRLVRYPREGHELSRSGEPAHVVDRLERLARWFDGYSDHHEAPPALERDPDADLSTGSDESSEKEAADDDTHTTA, encoded by the coding sequence ATGAACAGGATCGAAGCGAGCGACTACCACGACATCGCCAGGGTTACCGAGCCCCGACTCTCGCCGGACGACGAGCGCGTCGCGTTCGTCGAGCGTCGTCCCGAAGACGAGGAGTCGTACGCGGCGACGATTCACGTCGTTCCGATCGGCGGGGGCGAACCGACGCAGTTCACCGTTAGCGACGGCGTCGATAGCCAGCCCCGGTGGAGTCCCGACGGCGAGTACCTCGCGTTCGCCAGCACCCGCGGAGAGAGCGACGATCGCGAGCAGGTCTGGATCCTGCCGACGGAGGGCGGTGAGGCTCAGCGAGTCACGTCGGTCGTCGGCGGCGTCGCGGACCTCGAGTGGAGTCCGGACGGGTCCCGACTGTGCTTCAGCCAGCGGGTCACCGCGGCCGACCGAGAGAGCGGCCGCGACCGGTCGGTCGATCCCGAGTACGAGCCTGACGAGCCGGATCCGCGCGTGATCGACCGCATGATCTACCGCGCGGACACGGCGTACCTCGACGGCCGACGCAGTCACGTCTACGTCCTCGACGTCGAGACGGCGCTCTCGAATAGCCCGGAGCGCGACGGCGACGCGGTCACGCGACTCGCCGGCGACGGCGGGCCGGCCGATGGGGATCGCGACTATATCGCTCCCGCCTGGGGCGATTCGGAGACCGTCTACTACGCCGCCAAGACCGGCGACGAGCCCGACGATTCGCTGGAATACGAGCTGTACGAACACGACCTCGAGTCGGGCGCGGTCGACGCCTTCACCACCACGACCGGCTGGCTCGAGTCGATCGACGCCACCGAGGACGGGAGGGTCGCGTTCGAGTACACGCCGGAAGAGCGGGCTTCGATGCGTCAGACGGAGATTCGCGTCCACGACCGCGAGAGCGGGACGGAAACCACCCCGACGGAGCCCCTAGATCGTACCGTCGGCCACCGGTGTGAATTCCAGTGGGGGCCCGACGGCGACTCGCTCTACTTCAGCACGCCGGACGAGGGCTCGCGCGTCGTCTGGTCGGTTCCCGGAGACGCGAGCGAGGAGCCGACGGCGGTCTACGGCGACGGTGTCACCGTCGAGTCGTTCGACGTCGGCGGGAACGCGATCGCCTACGTCCAGAGCGAGTGGGACCATCCGGGCGACGTCTTCGTGACGACGCGTGGCGGCAACGAGACGGCTCGGCTGACGCGAGTCAACGACGAGTATCTCGCGGACCGGGCCGTCTGCCAGCCGGAAGAGATCCGGTTCGAGACCGACGAGGACGGGAGCGGTGGCGATGCTGACCAGCTACAGGGGTGGCTACTCACCCCGCCCGACTTCGAACCCGACGAGACCTACCCGCTCGTCGTCGAGATTTACGGCGGTCCACACGCCCACTGGACGACGGCAGGCACGATGTGGCACGAGTTCCAGACGCTCGCGGCGCGGGGCTACGTCGTCTTCTGGTGCAATCCGCGGGGATCGACGGGCTACGGCGAGGACCGGGCGACGGCCATCGAACGCGACTGGGGAGCGGTCACGCTGACCGACGTCCTCGCCGGCGTCGACGCGGTCTGCGAGCGCGATTTCGTCGACGCCGACGAGGCGTTCGTCACCGGCGGCAGCTTCGGCGGGTTCATGACCGCCTGGACGGTCGGCCACACCGACCGCTTCCGCGCGGCCGTCTCCCAGCGGGGCGTCTACGACCTTACCGGCTTCTACGGCTCGACGGACGCCTTCAAACTCGTCGAGGGCGACTTCGGGACGACGCCCTGGGAGGAGCCCGACTTCCTCTGGGAGCAGTCGCCCGTCGCCGCCGTCCCCGAGGTCGACACGCCCACCCTCGTGTTGCACTCGGACCGCGACTACCGAACGTCGGCGAACACGGCCGAGCTGTTCTACCTCGGGCTGAAGAAACACCGCATCGACACCCGACTCGTCCGCTATCCCCGCGAGGGTCACGAGCTCTCCCGCTCCGGCGAGCCGGCACACGTCGTCGACCGCCTCGAGCGCCTCGCCCGCTGGTTCGACGGCTACTCGGACCACCACGAGGCACCACCGGCGCTCGAACGCGACCCCGACGCAGACCTCTCCACCGGGTCGGACGAATCGAGCGAGAAAGAGGCGGCTGACGACGACACGCACACGACGGCGTGA
- a CDS encoding YgaP family membrane protein, whose amino-acid sequence MDRNVGGVDRIGRLVLAATLLLVGYRNRNRTLGALAFIAGSDILATAIIQRCPVNAVLGIDTCRTDQ is encoded by the coding sequence ATGGACAGAAACGTCGGTGGAGTCGATCGTATCGGTCGTCTCGTCCTCGCGGCGACGCTACTGCTCGTCGGCTACCGGAACCGAAATCGGACGCTCGGCGCGCTGGCATTCATCGCCGGAAGCGACATCCTCGCAACCGCGATCATCCAGCGGTGTCCGGTCAACGCCGTGCTGGGGATCGACACCTGTAGAACGGATCAGTAG
- a CDS encoding cupin domain-containing protein, giving the protein MDYSVVDPDDLERVDDRPCDLRRLSEAAGMDNVAINRFDAEPGEQLPLAYHVHDTQEEAFLVLSGTLHVETPEGELVVSEGSMFAAQPESPHRAYNPEDADEPVSVVAIGAPSVDDVAPYEPEE; this is encoded by the coding sequence ATGGATTACAGCGTCGTCGATCCGGACGACCTCGAGCGAGTCGATGACCGACCCTGTGACCTCCGCCGGCTGAGCGAGGCGGCCGGGATGGACAACGTCGCGATCAATCGGTTCGACGCGGAGCCGGGCGAGCAGTTACCGCTGGCCTACCACGTCCACGATACGCAGGAGGAGGCGTTCCTCGTCCTCTCGGGAACGCTTCACGTCGAGACGCCGGAGGGTGAACTCGTCGTCTCCGAGGGCTCGATGTTCGCGGCCCAGCCCGAGTCACCCCACCGCGCGTACAATCCCGAAGACGCCGACGAACCGGTTTCGGTCGTCGCCATCGGCGCTCCGTCGGTCGACGACGTCGCGCCGTACGAACCGGAGGAATAA
- the upp gene encoding uracil phosphoribosyltransferase, with translation MPIEDRDNAYLITHALAKDTLSRLRDVETEQVSFRKGLVKLGRICGYEIIDGRMETEYVEIETPLEQTMGERVRGLDDVVIINVLRAATPFVEGLLKAFPRARQGVISASRDEEAGRAEDGSFPISVDYVKLPEIHEEDTVIIADPMLATGSTMCTVLEHVVENATQPENLIVLSAVSAPEGLLRVNEEFDEADLLTVSIDDRLDDDGFIVPGLGDAGDRAFRTT, from the coding sequence ATGCCGATCGAAGACCGGGACAACGCCTATCTCATCACGCACGCACTGGCGAAGGACACGCTCTCGCGGCTGCGCGACGTCGAGACCGAGCAGGTCAGCTTCCGCAAGGGACTGGTCAAACTCGGCCGCATCTGCGGCTACGAGATCATCGACGGCCGGATGGAGACCGAGTACGTCGAGATCGAGACGCCCCTCGAGCAGACGATGGGCGAACGCGTCCGCGGACTCGACGACGTCGTTATCATCAACGTCCTGCGCGCCGCGACGCCGTTCGTCGAGGGACTGCTGAAGGCCTTCCCGCGGGCGCGACAGGGCGTCATCAGCGCGAGTCGCGACGAGGAAGCGGGTCGTGCCGAGGACGGATCCTTCCCCATCTCGGTCGACTACGTGAAACTCCCCGAGATCCACGAGGAGGACACGGTCATCATCGCCGATCCGATGCTCGCGACGGGGAGTACCATGTGCACCGTCTTAGAGCACGTCGTCGAGAACGCGACCCAGCCGGAGAACCTGATCGTCCTCTCCGCGGTGTCGGCACCGGAGGGACTGCTCCGCGTCAACGAGGAGTTCGACGAGGCGGACCTGCTGACGGTGTCGATCGACGACCGGCTCGACGACGACGGCTTCATCGTTCCCGGCCTCGGGGACGCCGGTGACCGGGCCTTCCGGACGACCTGA
- a CDS encoding DUF5828 family protein produces MEESISGFKVRGDWGDIVEHGERITRALRDVDVHDPDQEYGAQFASAFEEWDEWRPKAHETLDSDVSEKTADQASVEEGKGEKAGKEPDEDIKTAGEKLSESYERLEDDDAEGAVGNWKESIDYVARAADSASRKALRRVEDTVYQNVMTQLAPYYFDNELVSANVQQAARNGGNGEQFVFEVNVNDDDLKEAVSDRLAEYEDEIDRWHVEVEKDTDAAEAIEGAEAPPENGDNSRSTTN; encoded by the coding sequence ATGGAAGAGAGCATCTCGGGGTTCAAAGTTCGCGGTGACTGGGGCGACATCGTCGAACACGGCGAGCGTATCACGCGCGCGCTTCGAGACGTTGACGTACACGATCCTGACCAGGAATACGGCGCACAGTTCGCGAGCGCCTTCGAGGAGTGGGACGAGTGGCGCCCCAAGGCCCACGAAACGCTCGATTCCGACGTCAGCGAAAAGACCGCGGATCAGGCCAGCGTCGAAGAAGGCAAGGGCGAGAAGGCCGGCAAGGAGCCCGACGAGGACATCAAAACAGCCGGCGAGAAACTTTCCGAGTCCTACGAGCGACTCGAGGACGACGACGCCGAGGGCGCGGTCGGCAACTGGAAGGAGTCGATCGATTACGTCGCGCGGGCGGCCGACTCCGCGAGCCGCAAGGCGCTGCGCCGCGTCGAGGACACGGTCTACCAGAACGTGATGACCCAGCTCGCGCCCTACTACTTCGACAACGAACTCGTCAGCGCCAACGTCCAGCAGGCCGCGCGCAACGGCGGGAACGGCGAGCAGTTCGTCTTCGAGGTCAACGTCAACGACGACGACCTCAAGGAGGCGGTCTCCGACCGCCTCGCCGAGTACGAAGACGAAATCGACCGCTGGCACGTCGAGGTCGAGAAGGACACCGACGCCGCCGAGGCCATCGAGGGCGCGGAAGCGCCGCCGGAAAACGGCGACAACTCCAGATCCACGACGAACTGA
- a CDS encoding inorganic phosphate transporter translates to MVEIATLGTFAVAALASLFMAWAIGAGSSGSTPFAPAVGANAISVMRAGFLVGLLGFSGAVLQGANVSEAVGTELIAGDVTLSSLAATIALLIAAGLVAIGIFTGYPIATAFTVTGAVIGVGLAMGGAPAWAKYTEIATLWVLTPFVGGGIAYAVARALRADGVSEEYLVIVLAALVGAIVANIEFAILGSGAGGASIAQASSGWLPGPAIAGTAAATLVIAILWAGALAFDLRSGTEQGERHFLLVLGGLVAFSAGGSQVGLAIGPLIPLSGELELPLLAMLVGGGFGLLLGSWTGAPRMIKAISQDYSSLGPRRSIAALIPSFIIAQAAVFYGIPVSFNEIIVSAIIGSGYAAAGAGGGVSPRKMGFTVLAWIGSLAGAIIVSYAGYAAIAALLL, encoded by the coding sequence ATGGTCGAAATCGCCACGCTCGGGACCTTCGCCGTGGCCGCACTCGCGAGTCTCTTCATGGCCTGGGCGATCGGTGCCGGCTCGAGCGGTTCCACCCCGTTCGCCCCGGCGGTCGGCGCGAACGCGATTTCCGTCATGCGAGCGGGCTTTCTCGTCGGGCTACTGGGCTTCAGCGGCGCGGTTCTGCAGGGTGCAAACGTCTCCGAAGCGGTGGGGACCGAACTGATCGCCGGCGACGTCACGCTATCGTCGCTGGCCGCCACGATCGCCCTGCTCATCGCGGCCGGGCTGGTGGCGATCGGGATCTTCACCGGGTATCCGATAGCCACGGCGTTTACCGTCACCGGGGCGGTCATCGGCGTCGGCCTCGCCATGGGCGGCGCGCCCGCGTGGGCGAAGTACACCGAAATCGCCACCCTGTGGGTGCTGACGCCGTTCGTCGGCGGCGGTATCGCGTACGCGGTCGCCCGGGCGCTCCGGGCCGACGGGGTCTCCGAGGAGTATCTCGTCATCGTCCTCGCGGCGCTCGTCGGCGCGATCGTCGCCAACATCGAGTTCGCGATCCTCGGCTCCGGTGCCGGCGGCGCGTCGATCGCACAGGCCTCGAGCGGCTGGCTTCCCGGGCCGGCGATCGCCGGCACCGCTGCCGCGACGCTCGTGATCGCGATCCTCTGGGCGGGTGCGCTCGCGTTCGACCTCCGAAGCGGAACGGAACAGGGAGAACGCCACTTCCTGCTCGTCCTCGGCGGACTCGTCGCCTTCTCCGCCGGCGGCAGTCAGGTCGGACTGGCGATCGGACCGCTGATCCCGCTCTCGGGCGAGCTCGAGCTCCCGCTGCTCGCGATGCTCGTGGGCGGCGGATTCGGGCTCCTGCTCGGATCCTGGACCGGCGCGCCGCGGATGATCAAGGCGATCTCGCAGGACTACTCCTCGCTGGGGCCGCGACGGTCGATCGCCGCGCTCATCCCCTCGTTTATCATCGCACAGGCCGCGGTCTTCTACGGCATTCCGGTCTCGTTCAACGAGATCATCGTCAGCGCGATCATCGGGAGCGGCTACGCCGCGGCCGGTGCCGGCGGCGGCGTCAGTCCCCGGAAAATGGGCTTTACCGTGCTCGCGTGGATCGGGTCGCTGGCCGGCGCGATTATCGTCTCCTACGCCGGCTACGCCGCCATCGCCGCACTCTTGCTCTGA